The Candidatus Rokuibacteriota bacterium genomic sequence TCTGAGCCCGCATCGACGCGGCAGCGAACAGGTCCCGGTGTGAATCGCATGGACGAAAGGACGGGGGCATGACCGAGCACGACGTCAAGGATCTCTCGCTGGCCCCGGCGGGCAAGCTCAAGATCGAGTGGGCCGAGCAGTCGATGCCGGTGCTGCGGCAGGTGCGGGAGCGCTTCGCCAAGGAGCTGCCGCTCAAGGGGGTGCGACTCGGCGCGTGCCTGCACGTGACGACGGAGACGGCGGTGCTCATGATGACGCTCAAGGCGGGCGGCGCCCAGGTTGCGCTCTGCGCCTCGAACCCGCTATCGACGCAGGACGACGCGGCGGCGGCGCTCGTGAAGGAGTACGGCATCCCGGTCTTCGCCCAGAAGGGCGAGGACAACAAGCGCTACTACAGCCACCTTGAGGCCGTGCTCAAGACCGGGCCGCAGGTGACCATGGACGACGGCGCCGATCTCATCTCCCAGCTCCACGGCGAGCACAACGCCGGCACGAGCCTGGTCAAGAACGTGATCGGCGGCACCGAGGAGACGACCACCGGGGTCATCCGCCTGCGCGCGATGGAGAAGGACGGGGTGCTGGCCTTTCCCGTGATCGCGGTCAACGATGCCGACACCAAGCACCTCTTCGACAATCGCTACGGCACCGGCCAGTCCACGATCGACGGCATCCTGCGGGCCACGAACGTCCTTCTGGCGGGCAAGGTCGTCGTCGTCGCGGGCTACGGCATGTGCGGCCGCGGCGTCGCCTCGCGCGCCCATGGTATGGGCGCGCACGTGATCGTTACCGAGATCGCGCCCATGCGCGCCCTCGAGGCCGTGATGGACGGCTTCCAGGTCATGCCGATGCCGCGGGCGGCGGAGGTGGGCGACATCTTCGTTACCGTCACCGGCAACATGGCGGTGATCCGGCAGGAGCACTTCGTGAAGATGAAGGACGGCGCCATCGTGGCCAACTCCGGCCACTTCAACGTCGAGATCGACCTCGAGGCGCTGGGAAAGCTCGCCCAGTCGCGGCGCGCGGTGCGGCCCTTCGTCGAGGAGTTCAGCCTGCGCGGCGGCAAGCGGGTCTACGTGCTGGGCGAGGGGAGGCTCATCAATCTGGCCGCGGCGGAGGGGCATCCGGCGACCGTCATGGATATGAGCTTCGCCAACCAGGCGCTGTCCGCCGAGTACATCGTCAAGCACGGCCGGAGCCTGGAGAAGAAGGTCTACGTCGTGCCGCGGGACATCGACCTCGAGATCGCCCGGCTCAAGCTCGCGTCAATGGACGTCCAGATCGACGAGCTGACGCCTGCCCAGGAGGAGTACCTCTCCTCCTGGACCCACGGCACCTAACCGCCCCAGGCGGATTCGACCGCGACGCCCCCGGAGGATGCTCACCCGGGGGCCGGAGGTTCTCCATGGCGAACGGACGGCGCTCTCCCCGCTTGGGCTTCTGGCTGGTCCTGGCCTTCATCCTCCTGGCGGGGTTCGGCCAGGCGGTGCCGCTGTACACCGACTGGCTCTGGTACCGCGAGGTCGGCTTCACGCAGGTCTTCACGACCGTGCTGTCGCTGCGCGGCTGGCTCTTCCTCGGCGTCGGCGGCGTCGTCTTCCTCTTCATGTACGGCAACCTCTGGGTCGCCGCCCGCACGGCTGCGCCGGACGTCCTCTGGGAGCTCGACGACCAGCTCGGGCTGCCCGGCCGGGCGGTGCTCGAGCCGCTGATCCGGCGGCTGCTGCTACCCGTCATCGCGGTGATCGCCGTGCTCTCCGGCCTGCGCGCCGGCGCCTCGTGGGAAATGGTGGTGGGCTATGTCAACGCCACCCCCTTCGGCGCCGCGGACCCGCTGTTCGGCCGCGATCTCTCCTTCTTCGTCTTCGAGCTCCCGCTCTGGCGCTTCCTGTACGGCGGTGCGATGACGCTCGTCATCGGTACGCTGCTGTTGAGCGTCGCGACCTACGTTCTCCTGAGGAGCCTGGTGCTGACCGGCCAGGGGCCGAGGCTGGCTGCAGGCGCCCGGACGCACCTCCTGGGGCTCGGCGCGGTGCTGCTGCTCCTGCGCGCCCTGGGGTTCTGGCTCGACCGCTACGAGCTCGTCTACTCGGCGCGCGGCGTGGTCTTCGGCGCCTCGTACACCGACGTGCACGCGACGCTTCCCGCGCTGAGCGTGCTCACGGCGCTCGCGTTCCTGTGCGCGGCCGCGTGCGTGCTCCAGATCAGCCGGCCAGGGTGGGGTTTCCTGGTGGCGGGCCTCGTGGTCCT encodes the following:
- the ahcY gene encoding adenosylhomocysteinase, with amino-acid sequence MTEHDVKDLSLAPAGKLKIEWAEQSMPVLRQVRERFAKELPLKGVRLGACLHVTTETAVLMMTLKAGGAQVALCASNPLSTQDDAAAALVKEYGIPVFAQKGEDNKRYYSHLEAVLKTGPQVTMDDGADLISQLHGEHNAGTSLVKNVIGGTEETTTGVIRLRAMEKDGVLAFPVIAVNDADTKHLFDNRYGTGQSTIDGILRATNVLLAGKVVVVAGYGMCGRGVASRAHGMGAHVIVTEIAPMRALEAVMDGFQVMPMPRAAEVGDIFVTVTGNMAVIRQEHFVKMKDGAIVANSGHFNVEIDLEALGKLAQSRRAVRPFVEEFSLRGGKRVYVLGEGRLINLAAAEGHPATVMDMSFANQALSAEYIVKHGRSLEKKVYVVPRDIDLEIARLKLASMDVQIDELTPAQEEYLSSWTHGT